The following are encoded in a window of Arctopsyche grandis isolate Sample6627 chromosome 2, ASM5162203v2, whole genome shotgun sequence genomic DNA:
- the LOC143922641 gene encoding lysosomal acid phosphatase-like produces MLPLNALFFIVVSMMTVTSEMQPTSVVILYRHGDRTPVDPYPLDPWRNPSYWPVGFGQLTDRGKLQHYELGKILRNKYKHLIGSKFDPKTVHIQSTDFDRTLMSAEANLAGMFPINETEAPIPGLLWQPIPIHTMPQDEDHVLMIALCPKFDVEQQKFFDSPFFQKLNEGFQQYYRYVTNHTGRYIDNIVDMSYIYDNLHIEEMNGFALPEWTKEVYPDVLKNITKYSFILNTYTPTLAKLKIGPFLKELTEQMVSPMSQFKIKVLSAHDTTIASILNGLNLKSFEMPPYASNLIFEIYANQYPPSVRILYQMEELVIPKCGVMCPLSQFITNYAHLISKNYSEECRIDSPETLNYSILTLYSVIFIFGAAIIILLIFIILIFIKRSKISQITPKQ; encoded by the exons ATGCTGCCATTAAACGCATTATTCTTCATAGTGGTGTCAATGATGACCGTTACATCGGAAATGCAACCCACTTctgtagtcatattatatagACATGGCGATCGTACTCCCGTTGATCCTTATCCTTTGGATCCTTGGCGGAATCCTTCCTACTGGCCCGTTGGTTTCGGTCAGCTGACTGATCGCGGCAAACTTCAGCACTACGAACTCGGAAAGATTCTTAGGAACAAATATAAG CATTTGATCGGATCAAAATTCGATCCCAAAACAGTACATATCCAGTCGACGGATTTTGATCGCACTTTGATGTCGGCTGAGGCCAACTTGGCGG GTATGTTTCCTATTAACGAGACCGAAGCACCGATTCCCGGACTATTGTGGCAGCCGATTCCGATTCATACAATGCCCCAAGACGAGGATCACGTTCTTATGATTGCACTGTGTCCGAAATTTGACGTGGAACAGCAAAAATTTTTCGATTCGCCCTTTTTCCAGAAATTAAACGAAGGGTTTCAACAATACTATCG TTACGTTACAAATCACACAGGAAGATATATAGACAACATTGTAGATATGTCGTATATTTATGATAATCTTCACATTGAAGAAATGAATGGTTTTGCATTGCCAGAATGGACCAAAGAAGTATATCCTGACGTGTTAAAGAACATAACAAAATAtag CTTCATATTGAACACATACACACCGACATtggcaaaattaaaaattggcccTTTCCTTAAAGAGTTGACTGAACAGATGGTATCGCCAATGAGCCAATTCAAGATCAAGGTGCTAAGCGCACACGACACCACTATAGCCAGCATATTGAATGGCCTTAACTTGAAGAGTTTCGAAATGCCACCGTATGCTTCAAATCTCATTTTTGAAATATACGCAA ACCAATATCCTCCTTCGGTTCGAATTCTGTACCAAATGGAGGAATTGGTGATACCCAAGTGTGGAGTAATGTGTCCGTTAAGTCAGTTCATAACCAACTATGCTCATCTGATTTCCAAGAATTATTCTGAAGAATGTCGAATAGACTCTCCGGAAACTTTAAATTATTCCATACTCACGCTGTATTCG gTGATTTTCATATTCGGTGCGgccatcattattttattaatttttataatcttgATCTTTATCAAAAGATCGAAGATTAGTCAAATTACTCCAAAACAATGA